The Branchiibius hedensis DNA segment AATGGCGTCGGTGTCCTCGTCGGATAGGGCGATGCCGTTGCCGGCGGTGTTGAGCCAGATGCCGTCGGCCAAGAGTCGGACGCCGTGGAGGCGGGCCCGCTGGTCGGCCGGAAGGGTCTCGGGGACGTCGACCCAGGCCCCCATGCGGCTGTTCCATCGCTCGGTGAGCGGCTCGCGCAGGCGGGGGTCGGTGAACATGACCAGGTCGCCGTAGTCGAACGGCCCGTCGCAAGCCCAGTCAACGTAGGCGGCGAGGCGTTCGCTGATCGTGGGTACGTTTGGGTTGGTGGTAGCCAGGCGGGCGGCCAGATCCCGCTCGTAGCCGTCGAGGAGGTAATCGATGACGGCGGTCATCAGTGCTTCCTTGGTTGGGAAGTGGTACATCAGGCCAGCCTTAGTGATTCCTGCAGCGCGAGCTGCGGACACCAGGGAAACAGAGGCGCCAGTGCGGGCCCACGCAAGAGTGCTGGCGAGAACGCCGCCTCGCGCCGACGGTCGGTGGGCAGGTGCACTAGTACTCATATCGACAACTCTACCTACCGGTAGGGTAAGTAACAAACTCATGGTGAGCTGGGCCTCCCGAGCT contains these protein-coding regions:
- a CDS encoding TetR/AcrR family transcriptional regulator, producing MYHFPTKEALMTAVIDYLLDGYERDLAARLATTNPNVPTISERLAAYVDWACDGPFDYGDLVMFTDPRLREPLTERWNSRMGAWVDVPETLPADQRARLHGVRLLADGIWLNTAGNGIALSDEDTDAIRALAHHLIQENS